From a region of the Thiorhodovibrio winogradskyi genome:
- the trpB gene encoding tryptophan synthase subunit beta, whose amino-acid sequence MPPGAYTLPDAQGHFGIYGGIYVPETLMHPLEELHAAYERYLRDPDFLAELDADLRDYVGRPSALYLAERWSAKLGGARIYLKREDLNHTGAHKVNNTVGQALLARRMGKTRIIAETGAGQHGVATATVAARMGLECIVYMGEVDVARQEANVYRMRLLGAEVVAVKSGSRTLKDALNEAMRDWVTNIDDTFYIIGTVAGPHPYPAMVRDFQAVIGRETRAQMLERTGRLPDALVACVGGGSNAMGLFYPFIEDAEVDLHGVEAGGDGLSTGRHAAPLCAGRPGVLHGNRTYLMEDDNGQIRETHSISAGLDYPGVGPEHAWLKDSGRAHYASVTDAQALAAFHDLTRTEGIIPALETSHALAYAAELAPRMRSDQTIVINLSGRGDKDMHTVAQLDGISL is encoded by the coding sequence ATGCCCCCAGGTGCCTATACGCTGCCGGATGCGCAAGGGCATTTCGGCATCTATGGCGGCATCTATGTGCCTGAAACCCTGATGCATCCGCTCGAGGAGCTGCACGCCGCCTATGAGCGTTATCTGCGCGACCCGGACTTTCTGGCCGAGCTTGATGCCGACCTGCGCGACTATGTCGGGCGGCCCTCGGCGCTCTATCTGGCCGAGCGCTGGTCGGCCAAGCTCGGCGGCGCACGGATTTATCTCAAGCGCGAGGATCTCAACCACACAGGCGCGCACAAGGTGAACAACACTGTCGGCCAGGCACTGCTGGCGCGGCGCATGGGCAAGACCCGCATTATTGCCGAGACCGGCGCTGGTCAGCATGGCGTGGCCACGGCAACAGTGGCGGCACGCATGGGGCTCGAGTGCATCGTCTACATGGGGGAAGTCGATGTCGCCCGTCAGGAGGCGAACGTCTATCGCATGCGCCTGCTTGGCGCCGAGGTGGTGGCGGTCAAATCCGGCTCGCGCACGTTAAAGGATGCGCTGAACGAGGCCATGCGCGATTGGGTGACCAATATCGACGACACCTTCTATATCATCGGCACGGTCGCCGGCCCGCACCCCTATCCGGCCATGGTGCGCGACTTCCAAGCGGTGATCGGTCGTGAAACACGCGCGCAGATGCTCGAGCGCACCGGTCGCCTGCCGGACGCGCTGGTGGCCTGTGTCGGTGGCGGCTCCAACGCCATGGGGCTCTTTTATCCCTTCATCGAGGACGCCGAGGTCGATCTGCACGGCGTCGAGGCCGGCGGCGATGGCCTGAGTACTGGCCGCCATGCCGCGCCCTTGTGTGCCGGGCGGCCAGGCGTGCTGCACGGCAACCGCACTTACCTGATGGAGGACGATAATGGCCAGATTCGCGAGACCCATTCCATCTCGGCCGGGCTCGACTACCCGGGCGTCGGTCCAGAGCATGCCTGGCTGAAGGACAGCGGTCGCGCCCACTACGCTTCGGTGACCGACGCGCAGGCGCTGGCGGCCTTCCATGATCTCACCCGCACCGAGGGCATTATCCCGGCGCTCGAGACCAGCCATGCCCTGGCCTATGCCGCTGAACTCGCCCCGCGCATGCGCTCGGATCAGACCATTGTGATTAATCTGTCCGGCCGTGGAGACAAGGACATGCACACAGTCGCTCAGCTCGACGGGATTTCGCTATGA
- the trpA gene encoding tryptophan synthase subunit alpha, translating to MSRIAARFAACREQGRTALIPFITAGDPTAEITVLLMHRLVSSGADLIELGVPFSDPIADGPVIQRATERALARGMSLRGLLELVRAFRAQDPDTPVVLMGYLNPIEVLGYAEFAAQAADAGVDGVLIVDVPPEEGHDLVEALKSQGLDLVYLLAPTSDAGRIERIGAIASGFVYYVSVKGVTGAGNLDLDAVTEKLSLIRSRIDLPLGVGFGIKDAETAAKVAGIADAVIVGSAIVGRIEALVERPAEIPDAVGEFVASLRQAIDKV from the coding sequence ATGAGTCGCATTGCCGCACGTTTTGCCGCCTGCCGCGAACAGGGCCGCACGGCGCTCATCCCCTTCATCACCGCCGGCGATCCGACAGCCGAAATCACAGTGCTCTTGATGCACCGCTTGGTATCCAGCGGTGCGGACCTGATCGAACTGGGCGTGCCTTTTTCCGATCCCATCGCCGATGGGCCAGTCATCCAGCGTGCCACCGAGCGCGCTCTGGCCCGGGGGATGAGTCTGCGCGGGCTTCTGGAACTGGTGCGCGCTTTTCGCGCCCAAGACCCCGATACCCCCGTGGTGCTCATGGGCTATTTGAACCCCATCGAGGTGCTGGGCTATGCCGAATTTGCCGCCCAGGCGGCCGATGCCGGGGTTGACGGCGTGCTCATTGTCGACGTGCCGCCGGAAGAAGGCCATGATCTTGTCGAGGCGCTGAAATCCCAGGGGCTGGATCTGGTCTATCTGCTCGCACCCACCTCGGATGCCGGGCGGATTGAGCGAATTGGCGCCATCGCCTCGGGATTCGTCTACTATGTCTCGGTCAAGGGGGTGACGGGTGCCGGAAATCTCGACCTGGACGCGGTGACGGAGAAGCTGAGCCTGATTCGCTCGCGCATCGATTTGCCACTGGGCGTCGGCTTCGGGATCAAGGATGCCGAGACGGCCGCGAAAGTCGCCGGCATTGCCGATGCCGTGATCGTCGGCAGCGCCATCGTTGGCCGTATCGAGGCCTTGGTTGAACGCCCGGCCGAGATCCCTGACGCTGTGGGTGAATTCGTTGCCAGCTTGCGCCAGGCCATCGACAAGGTCTAA
- the accD gene encoding acetyl-CoA carboxylase, carboxyltransferase subunit beta: MSWFEKLVPSRIKIEASNKRTVPEGLWAKCPGCSAVLYRAELERNLEVCPKCGHHNRISARRRLDVFLDSDAREEIGQDLESTDPLKFKDLKKYRDRLSQAQKQTNEKEALVVMRGRLKRMACVAAAFEFRFMGGSMGSVVGERFVRGVEAAIEDNAALVCFSASGGARMQESLFSLFQMAKTSAALGRLRERKLPFVSVMTDPTMGGVSASLAMLGDINLAEPRALIGFAGPRVIEQTVRETLPEGFQQSEFLLEHGALDAIIDRREHRDRIGGMIAMLMRRPRP, from the coding sequence GTGAGCTGGTTTGAAAAGCTGGTCCCCAGCCGGATAAAGATCGAGGCGAGCAACAAGCGTACAGTGCCCGAGGGGCTCTGGGCCAAGTGCCCGGGCTGCAGCGCGGTGCTCTATCGCGCCGAGCTGGAGCGCAATCTCGAAGTCTGCCCCAAGTGCGGGCACCACAACCGCATCAGCGCGCGGCGGCGGCTTGATGTCTTTCTTGACTCGGATGCGCGCGAGGAAATCGGCCAGGATCTTGAATCCACCGATCCGCTTAAGTTCAAGGACTTGAAAAAATACCGCGACCGGCTGTCGCAGGCGCAAAAACAAACCAACGAGAAAGAAGCCCTGGTGGTGATGCGCGGACGGCTCAAGCGAATGGCCTGCGTGGCCGCGGCCTTCGAGTTTCGCTTCATGGGTGGCTCAATGGGCTCGGTGGTTGGAGAGCGCTTTGTGCGTGGGGTCGAGGCCGCGATTGAAGACAACGCCGCCCTGGTGTGCTTTTCCGCCAGCGGTGGGGCGCGCATGCAGGAGTCGCTGTTTTCCCTGTTTCAGATGGCCAAGACCAGTGCCGCGCTCGGACGTCTGCGCGAGCGCAAACTGCCCTTCGTCTCGGTGATGACCGACCCTACCATGGGCGGCGTCTCGGCCAGCCTGGCCATGCTCGGCGATATCAATCTGGCCGAGCCGCGGGCTCTGATTGGCTTCGCCGGGCCGCGTGTGATTGAACAAACCGTGCGAGAGACCTTGCCCGAGGGCTTTCAGCAGAGCGAATTCCTGCTCGAACATGGCGCGCTTGATGCCATCATCGACCGTCGCGAGCATCGGGATCGCATCGGCGGCATGATCGCCATGCTGATGCGTCGTCCGCGTCCCTGA
- the folC gene encoding bifunctional tetrahydrofolate synthase/dihydrofolate synthase, with amino-acid sequence MRWNTLDEWLAWQEGLHPQRIDLRLERLQAVWQALGPPPLHGPVMTVGGTNGKGSTVTYLDACCRAAGLKTGVYTSPHLLRYNERVRIDGQEASDQALCQAFARIDLARGEISLTYFEFGTLAALELFSRARVELILLEVGLGGRLDAVNLLDADIALVTSIGRDHMAWLGEDPNQIAFEKAGIFRSGRPAIIGSREPPPRLRGQAEAVNARVYQLGREFDWQLADSGKSDPPTWHWRHADGTEFLHLPLPALTGRVQLDNASAALCALHLLAREQQTAWKMQDAHLRSGLNAARLPGRFQRIPGAPSWILDVAHNQDAARVLADNLRELEVAGQVHLVFGVVEDKEAETIAALLAPVVDFWYLAEPPGKRAMPLETLAAKVVAATGSDPMLCDDLMNALQQAMACASGLDLIVVTGSFMTVEAALRYRAPAAASAAIASKASV; translated from the coding sequence ATGCGTTGGAACACCCTGGACGAATGGCTCGCCTGGCAGGAAGGACTGCATCCCCAGCGGATCGATCTGCGCCTGGAACGCTTGCAAGCCGTATGGCAAGCACTGGGTCCACCGCCATTGCATGGGCCGGTGATGACCGTCGGCGGCACCAACGGTAAGGGCTCCACTGTCACTTACCTTGATGCCTGCTGCCGTGCCGCCGGGCTGAAAACCGGCGTCTATACCTCGCCTCATCTGCTGCGCTACAACGAGCGGGTGCGCATTGATGGGCAAGAAGCATCCGACCAGGCACTGTGCCAAGCCTTCGCGCGCATCGACCTGGCGCGAGGGGAGATTTCGCTCACTTATTTCGAGTTTGGCACCTTGGCTGCCCTGGAGTTATTCAGCCGTGCCCGGGTTGAGCTCATTCTGCTCGAGGTCGGACTGGGTGGACGACTCGACGCGGTCAATTTGCTTGATGCCGACATTGCCCTGGTCACCAGCATTGGGCGTGACCACATGGCCTGGCTGGGCGAGGATCCGAACCAGATCGCCTTCGAGAAAGCGGGTATTTTCCGCTCGGGGCGACCAGCCATCATCGGCAGCCGCGAACCACCGCCACGCCTGCGTGGCCAGGCCGAGGCGGTGAATGCGCGGGTGTATCAACTGGGGCGGGAGTTTGACTGGCAACTGGCGGATAGTGGTAAGAGCGATCCGCCAACATGGCACTGGCGACATGCCGATGGAACGGAATTTTTGCATCTGCCGCTGCCGGCACTGACCGGGCGGGTGCAGCTGGATAACGCGTCCGCCGCGCTTTGCGCGCTGCATCTGCTTGCGCGTGAGCAGCAAACAGCCTGGAAGATGCAGGATGCGCACCTGCGTAGCGGGCTAAATGCGGCCAGATTGCCGGGACGTTTTCAGCGCATCCCGGGGGCACCATCATGGATTCTTGACGTTGCCCATAATCAGGATGCTGCCCGTGTGCTGGCAGACAATCTTCGCGAGTTGGAGGTGGCCGGGCAGGTTCATCTGGTGTTTGGAGTTGTTGAAGATAAAGAGGCCGAGACCATCGCGGCGCTTCTGGCGCCCGTGGTGGATTTCTGGTATCTGGCCGAGCCGCCGGGAAAACGCGCCATGCCGTTAGAGACGCTGGCGGCGAAGGTGGTCGCGGCAACTGGGTCCGATCCCATGCTGTGCGATGATTTGATGAACGCCTTGCAGCAGGCAATGGCTTGTGCCTCTGGGCTTGATCTGATCGTGGTCACGGGCTCTTTCATGACGGTGGAGGCCGCCCTGCGCTATCGCGCGCCCGCGGCCGCTTCTGCCGCTATCGCAAGCAAGGCTTCTGTATAA
- a CDS encoding SPOR domain-containing protein — protein sequence MDENAKRRLVGAAVLVALMVIFVPMLVDDKDNDQLGEPIVIPTPPSFDSRFDASVEPSADEFNRPVPQPQTQVQRQPQVESPPQTHADARDLRPGAVRPAPIEVERLPIKPVAPAPARPTPALAPVQAPTSEKPPSQVSSGVSSSRPETAAKPAGPPPPVPAGAPSWVVQVASLSVEDAATRLRNELRGKGYPAFIEQAKINDATFYRVRVGPEADRARADKMATAIGAETGSAPLVQQYR from the coding sequence ATGGATGAAAACGCCAAACGCCGGCTGGTCGGTGCCGCGGTGCTGGTCGCCCTGATGGTTATTTTCGTTCCCATGTTGGTCGATGACAAAGACAATGACCAGCTTGGCGAGCCAATTGTGATCCCAACTCCACCCTCGTTCGATTCGCGCTTCGACGCCTCGGTCGAGCCTTCCGCGGATGAATTCAATCGCCCGGTGCCCCAGCCGCAAACGCAGGTTCAAAGGCAACCCCAAGTGGAAAGCCCGCCACAAACCCATGCTGATGCGCGCGATCTGCGTCCTGGTGCTGTCCGACCGGCACCGATTGAGGTCGAACGCCTGCCCATCAAACCGGTTGCTCCGGCGCCAGCTCGACCGACACCAGCGTTAGCACCGGTGCAGGCACCGACGTCCGAGAAACCCCCATCACAGGTCTCGAGCGGGGTATCATCCTCGCGCCCTGAAACGGCGGCCAAACCGGCCGGGCCGCCACCGCCAGTTCCCGCGGGGGCGCCATCCTGGGTGGTGCAGGTGGCTAGCTTGAGCGTGGAGGATGCGGCCACACGCCTGCGCAACGAGCTGCGTGGCAAGGGCTATCCCGCTTTCATCGAGCAAGCCAAGATCAACGACGCCACTTTTTATCGGGTGCGGGTAGGGCCGGAAGCGGACCGCGCCCGTGCCGATAAGATGGCAACCGCCATTGGCGCGGAAACGGGTAGCGCGCCTTTGGTTCAGCAATACCGCTGA
- a CDS encoding CvpA family protein gives MIWVDYAIIGVIVLSAIIGLVRGLIKEVVSLAIWGVAIFVAWTFYQPVSEMLTPWVSTPSLRLGLAVLLLVLGVLFLGAIFAYILTLLVEKTGLSGTDRLLGLVFGAARGAVIVALAVFLAALTPLTADPWWQQSQLLVHFQHLADQLLALVPPELTARVKSI, from the coding sequence ATGATCTGGGTCGACTACGCCATTATCGGTGTCATTGTGCTTTCGGCCATTATCGGCTTGGTACGCGGATTGATCAAAGAGGTTGTCTCCCTGGCAATCTGGGGCGTGGCCATCTTCGTGGCCTGGACCTTCTATCAGCCGGTCTCGGAGATGCTCACGCCTTGGGTGTCCACCCCATCGCTGCGTCTGGGGCTCGCGGTTTTGCTGCTGGTGCTAGGGGTGCTATTTCTTGGGGCAATTTTCGCCTACATCCTCACCTTGTTGGTCGAGAAAACCGGTCTGTCCGGTACTGATCGATTGCTGGGGTTGGTGTTCGGTGCCGCGCGCGGCGCCGTGATCGTGGCGCTCGCGGTTTTTCTCGCGGCGCTGACGCCGCTGACCGCCGACCCCTGGTGGCAGCAATCTCAGTTGCTGGTGCATTTCCAGCACCTGGCCGATCAGCTGCTGGCACTGGTGCCGCCTGAATTGACGGCGCGGGTCAAGTCGATCTAA
- the purF gene encoding amidophosphoribosyltransferase has product MCGIVGVVGKHAVNQLLYDALLVLQHRGQDAAGIVTSDQEKLHMRKDNGLARDVFRTRHMLRLRGNMGIGHVRYPTAGAASSAEAQPFYVNSPYGIVLAHNGNLTNAEELKRDVFVDDLRHINTNSDSEILLNVFAHELQVQNKLRIDEQDIFNAIEGVHRRCRGGYAVVAMIPGFGIVGFRDPHGVRPVVYGQRESTGGTEYMIASESVALDTVGFKLISDIAPGEAVFISANGEIHTRQCAPQPVLSPCIFEFVYFARPDSVIDNISVHKARSRMGKKLAAKIKRIWPGHDIDVVIPVPDTSRTAALQLANHLGVPYAEGFIKNRYIGRTFIMPGQTVRKKSVRQKLNAIHFEFRKKNVLLVDDSIVRGTTSRQIIEMAREAGAKKVYLASAAPPVRFPNVYGIDMPAASELVAHGRSEWDIERLLGCDRLIFQDLQDLIEAVQKKNKSLVDRFDTSVFDGVYITGDVTEDYLTNLERVRGESARTQRTLDDGGENEADMIGLYNAA; this is encoded by the coding sequence ATGTGCGGCATTGTCGGTGTTGTCGGTAAGCACGCTGTTAACCAACTGCTCTATGATGCACTGCTGGTGCTGCAGCACCGCGGCCAGGATGCCGCAGGGATCGTGACTAGCGACCAGGAAAAACTCCACATGCGCAAGGACAATGGCCTGGCGCGCGATGTTTTTCGCACCCGCCACATGTTGCGACTGCGCGGCAACATGGGCATTGGCCATGTGCGTTATCCTACCGCCGGCGCGGCCAGCTCGGCCGAGGCACAACCGTTTTACGTTAACTCTCCCTATGGCATCGTGCTCGCGCACAACGGCAATTTGACCAATGCCGAGGAGCTAAAGCGTGACGTTTTCGTCGATGACCTGCGCCACATCAATACCAACTCGGATTCTGAAATCCTGCTGAATGTCTTTGCCCATGAGTTGCAGGTGCAGAACAAGCTGCGCATTGACGAGCAGGATATTTTCAATGCCATTGAGGGCGTGCACCGCCGCTGCCGTGGTGGCTATGCCGTGGTGGCCATGATTCCTGGATTCGGGATTGTGGGTTTTCGCGATCCGCACGGTGTTCGGCCCGTGGTTTATGGTCAGCGCGAGTCCACCGGCGGCACCGAGTATATGATCGCCTCCGAGAGCGTCGCGCTCGACACCGTTGGCTTCAAGCTCATTTCCGATATCGCGCCGGGAGAGGCTGTCTTTATCAGCGCCAATGGGGAGATCCACACCCGGCAGTGCGCGCCCCAGCCGGTGCTCTCGCCCTGCATCTTTGAGTTTGTCTACTTCGCGCGGCCAGATTCGGTCATCGACAATATCTCGGTGCACAAGGCCCGCTCGCGCATGGGCAAAAAGCTGGCGGCCAAAATCAAACGCATCTGGCCAGGGCACGATATCGACGTGGTCATTCCGGTGCCGGATACCAGTCGCACCGCCGCGTTGCAGCTCGCCAATCATCTGGGCGTGCCCTATGCCGAGGGTTTTATCAAAAATCGCTATATCGGGCGGACTTTCATCATGCCGGGGCAGACGGTGCGCAAAAAGTCCGTTCGTCAGAAGCTCAACGCCATTCATTTCGAGTTTCGCAAAAAAAACGTTCTGCTGGTGGACGATTCCATTGTGCGCGGCACCACATCCAGGCAGATCATTGAAATGGCGCGCGAGGCCGGAGCAAAAAAAGTGTATCTCGCCTCGGCCGCGCCGCCGGTGCGCTTCCCCAATGTTTATGGCATTGACATGCCGGCCGCGAGCGAGCTGGTCGCCCATGGTCGTAGCGAATGGGATATCGAACGCTTGCTCGGCTGTGACCGTCTGATCTTTCAGGATCTTCAGGATCTGATTGAAGCCGTGCAGAAAAAGAACAAAAGCCTGGTCGACCGCTTCGATACCTCGGTGTTTGATGGGGTCTATATCACCGGCGATGTCACCGAAGACTATCTGACCAATCTGGAGCGCGTTCGCGGCGAGTCTGCTCGCACACAAAGAACCCTTGATGATGGCGGCGAGAACGAAGCCGACATGATCGGCCTCTACAACGCCGCCTAA
- a CDS encoding O-succinylhomoserine sulfhydrylase, giving the protein MATAMDDGIERLPGFNTLALRSGHHRTQEGEHSEPIFATSSFVFASAAEAAARFSGDAPGNVYARFTNPTVQAFEQRLNALEGGAGCVATASGMAAILTMVLGLLKSGDHILASRSLFGSTRMLFDKYLARFGIQTRYVPLDDLDAWRAAMEPRTRLLFLETPSNPLAEMTAIAPLAELAHQRDCLLAVDNCFATPALQRPLEWGADLVIHSATKYLDGQGRCLGGAVIARDPAVIADVFGVVRTAGPSMSPFNAWVFLKGLETLSLRMRAHSAGAQQLAEWLIAHPTVTGVHYPGLDQHPQHQLIGHQMLHAGGILSFEVAGGRDAAWRVIDHTQMLSITANLGDTKTTITHPATTTHARLTPEERFAAGITDGLIRLAVGLEDIADIQVDLARGLD; this is encoded by the coding sequence ATGGCCACCGCCATGGATGATGGCATCGAACGCCTGCCAGGCTTCAATACTCTCGCGCTTCGCAGCGGACACCATCGCACGCAAGAGGGCGAGCACAGCGAACCCATCTTTGCGACATCCAGTTTCGTCTTCGCCTCCGCCGCCGAAGCCGCCGCCCGCTTCAGCGGGGACGCCCCAGGCAATGTTTATGCCCGCTTTACCAATCCCACGGTGCAGGCTTTCGAGCAGCGGCTAAATGCCCTCGAGGGCGGTGCCGGCTGTGTCGCCACCGCCTCCGGCATGGCGGCCATCCTGACCATGGTGCTCGGGCTATTGAAGAGCGGGGACCATATCCTCGCCTCGCGCAGCCTGTTCGGCAGTACCCGCATGCTGTTTGACAAATACCTGGCGCGCTTCGGGATCCAAACCCGGTATGTCCCCCTTGATGACCTTGACGCTTGGCGGGCAGCGATGGAGCCACGGACCCGGCTGCTGTTTCTCGAGACCCCCTCTAATCCACTGGCCGAAATGACTGCCATCGCGCCCCTGGCCGAACTGGCGCACCAACGGGACTGTCTGCTCGCGGTCGACAACTGCTTCGCCACCCCTGCCTTGCAGCGCCCGCTGGAGTGGGGCGCTGACTTGGTCATTCACTCCGCCACCAAATATCTGGACGGGCAGGGCCGCTGCCTGGGTGGCGCCGTCATCGCCCGCGATCCAGCCGTGATTGCCGACGTGTTCGGCGTGGTGCGTACCGCCGGTCCTTCCATGAGTCCCTTCAATGCTTGGGTCTTCCTCAAGGGTCTGGAAACGCTGAGTCTGCGCATGCGCGCCCACTCAGCAGGCGCGCAACAGCTCGCGGAATGGCTGATCGCGCATCCGACCGTTACCGGCGTGCACTACCCCGGCTTGGACCAACATCCCCAACATCAACTCATCGGCCATCAGATGCTGCATGCCGGGGGGATTCTGTCGTTCGAGGTTGCTGGTGGCCGCGATGCCGCTTGGCGCGTCATCGATCACACCCAGATGCTCTCCATCACCGCCAACCTCGGCGACACCAAAACCACAATCACCCATCCCGCTACCACGACCCACGCCCGTCTGACACCCGAAGAGCGCTTCGCCGCCGGCATCACCGATGGCCTAATACGGCTCGCCGTGGGACTTGAGGATATTGCCGATATACAGGTCGATCTGGCGCGCGGACTCGATTGA
- a CDS encoding L-threonylcarbamoyladenylate synthase, with translation MELLRPDPVGIQRAVTLLQQGDLVAFPTETVYGLGGDAQNDQAIGRIFTAKGRPTEHPLIVHLPDAQAMTAWARAIPDAAWRLAEFYWPGPLTLILNKTTGVSNRITGGQATVGLRVPEHPVARQLLHAFGAALAAPSANRFGRISSTTAVHVLEEFSHGEKVAAVLDGGACRLGLESTIIDFSDDQPRLLRPGMIGLTDIEQLLGENVAIPAIGAGPRASGRLPSHYAPTTPLTVMSCSEIAAMLAQARPRVAVLALQTSIADIGSHHWVIMPRDPNSYASGLYAHLRRLDQLKLDRILVEQPPKSPEWDAINNRLERAETKSRTGQH, from the coding sequence ATGGAACTGCTGCGACCTGACCCAGTCGGCATCCAGCGCGCAGTCACCCTGTTGCAACAGGGTGACTTGGTCGCCTTTCCGACCGAAACCGTCTACGGCCTCGGTGGCGATGCCCAGAATGATCAAGCCATTGGCCGGATTTTCACCGCCAAGGGGCGGCCCACCGAGCATCCGCTGATCGTGCACTTACCCGATGCCCAGGCCATGACGGCCTGGGCGCGCGCGATTCCGGATGCGGCCTGGCGATTGGCCGAGTTCTATTGGCCCGGGCCGCTGACGCTCATCTTGAATAAAACCACTGGTGTTTCAAACCGCATCACAGGCGGGCAGGCGACTGTCGGCTTACGCGTACCCGAGCACCCGGTCGCCCGGCAACTGCTGCATGCCTTTGGCGCCGCGCTAGCGGCGCCCTCGGCCAATCGCTTTGGCCGCATCAGCTCCACCACCGCCGTGCACGTGCTGGAGGAGTTTTCGCACGGGGAAAAGGTCGCCGCCGTGCTCGACGGCGGCGCCTGTCGCCTCGGCTTGGAGTCCACAATCATCGACTTCAGCGATGACCAGCCCCGGTTGCTGCGCCCGGGCATGATTGGCCTGACCGACATCGAGCAGTTGCTGGGTGAAAATGTTGCCATACCGGCCATCGGCGCTGGCCCCCGTGCCTCGGGTCGCTTGCCCTCGCACTACGCACCGACCACACCCTTGACGGTGATGTCTTGTAGTGAGATTGCCGCGATGCTGGCACAAGCAAGGCCAAGAGTGGCCGTACTCGCTTTGCAAACGTCAATTGCAGATATCGGCTCTCATCACTGGGTGATCATGCCGCGGGATCCAAACTCCTATGCATCTGGTCTGTATGCGCACTTGCGCAGACTCGACCAATTGAAACTGGATCGAATTCTGGTCGAGCAACCCCCAAAATCGCCCGAGTGGGATGCCATCAACAACCGTTTGGAGCGGGCCGAAACGAAAAGCAGGACTGGTCAGCACTGA